In a single window of the Antennarius striatus isolate MH-2024 chromosome 3, ASM4005453v1, whole genome shotgun sequence genome:
- the LOC137592795 gene encoding proepiregulin-like produces MNPSRTSALLSLIGVALLWPYVLTKSFSSTTSPSTEQGGESPHVVKRSTQSCDSSYDNYCLNQGQCMLLVDVNEHHCKCEAGFYGPRCGHMELVFRPMREEQIIVIIFCLSLLIIGLSGALYFCCKWYKNKQKMQGCKGVLTDCHMKSKNPSLKMSDST; encoded by the exons ATGAACCCCAGCAGAACCTCAGCGCTCCTCTCACTCATCG GTGTCGCGCTGCTCTGGCCGTATGTACTCACCAAGagtttctcctccaccacctctcCATCCACAG AGCAGGGAGGAGAGAGCCCTCATGTGGTGAAACGGTCCACACAGAGTTGTGACAGCTCATACGATAACTACTGCCTGAACCAGGGCCAGTGCATGCTGCTGGTGGACGTTAATGAACACCACTGCAA GTGTGAAGCGGGCTTCTACGGCCCCAGGTGTGGTCACATGGAGCTGGTTTTTCGACCAATGAGAGAAGAACAGATAATTGTCATAATTTTCTGTTTGAGTCTGCTGATTATAGGACTGTCAGGAGCTCTGTACTTCTGCTGCAAATG GTACAAGAATAAACAGAAGATGCAAGGTTGCAAAGGAGTCCTGACTGACTGCCACATGAAATCAAAGAATCCTTCGCTGAAAATGTCTGATTCAACATAA
- the LOC137592434 gene encoding bifunctional methylenetetrahydrofolate dehydrogenase/cyclohydrolase 2, mitochondrial-like encodes MAASVSPLRSSFRICSPLRLHHDRCRSKLRTHRKCESQRRHVHQSATRHAAVVISGAELARQLHREIQRDVEELVAQGNMRPHLGVILVGDNPASRTYVRNKTRAASILGISSDTVVKPSSVSQEELLVLIDQMNRDWRVSGLLVQLPLPEHINERAVCNAIAPEKDVDGFHIVNIGKLCLDQRSMVPATPAAVWEIIKRARIDTVGKNVLVAGRSKNVGMPIAMLLHTDHNHERPGGDATVTIAHRCTPREQLKKLTSLADIIIAAAGVPGLITADMVKEGSAVIDVGINRIQDPKTGKIKLIGDVDFEGVKEKAGFITPVPGGVGPMTVAMLMKNTVTAARNALMH; translated from the exons atggcgGCCTCTGTTTCTCCGCTTCGCTCCTCCTTCAGGATCTGCAGCCCGCTGCGGCTGCACCATGACCGCTGCCGCTCCAAACTGCGGACGCACAGAAAATGCGAGAGCCAGCGGAGACACGTCCACCAGTCGGCCACCAG ACATGCTGCGGTGGTGATTTCAGGGGCAGAGCTGGCTCGTCAGCTCCACAGAGAGATCCAACGTGACGTGGAGGAGCTGGTAGCTCAGGGCAACATGAGACCACACCTAGGAGTGATCTTAGTGGGGGACAACCCAGCTAGCCGTACCTACGTTAGAAACAAGACCCGGGCAGCCAGCATACTGG GTATTTCCAGTGACACGGTGGTGAAGCCCAGCTCAGTCTCCCAGGAGGAGTTGTTGGTGCTGATCGACCAGATGAACCGTGACTGGAGGGTCAGCGGATTGTTAGTGCAGCTGCCACTTCCTG AGCACATAAACGAGCGAGCGGTATGTAATGCCATCGCTCCAGAGAAGGATGTGGATGGCTTCCATATTGTGAATATTGGTAAACTGTGTCTAGACCAGAGATCCATGGTCCCTGCCACACCTGCTGCTGTCTGGGAGATCATCAAAAGAGCAC GCATTGATACAGTGGGAAAGAACGTGTTGGTGGCCGGTCGCTCCAAAAATGTTGGAATGCCCATTGCAATGTTGCTGCACACTGATCACAACCATGAACGCCCCGGtg GTGACGCCACAGTGACTATTGCCCACAGATGTACACCGAGGGAACAACTGAAGAAGCTGACTAGCTTGGCTGACATCATTATTGCAGCAGCAG GTGTTCCTGGACTGATCACAGCGGATATGGTGAAAGAGGGTTCAGCTGTTATTGATGTGGGCATAAACCGGATCCAGGACCCCAAGACGGGGAAAATAAAGCTTATCGGTGATGTGGACTTTGAGG GAGTGAAGGAGAAGGCAGGTTTCATCACACCTGTTCCTGGAGGTGTGGGTCCGATGACGGTCGCCATGCTGATGAAGAACACTGTGACTGCTGCCAGAAACGCACTGATGCATTAA
- the LOC137592433 gene encoding epigen-like — MLTQRQKRLENLLSAVLLLTAAGLSPTLADNLQTTAAPESHFNTSQTVSRNVEKPVVLRSHTTCGSEHANYCENGGQCMYPQDSDKPFCICTSSYSGARCHFFSISETRSPAELEKLIAIGFGVVMFLFFLAFMIYCFANKRCTKSTLLIKSAPSESLV, encoded by the exons ATGttgacacaaagacagaaacgCCTGGAGAATT TACTGTCAGCTGTCCTTCTCCTCACCGCAGCAGGACTATCACCAACGCTGGCTGACAACCTGCAGACCACCGCAGCCCCTGAGTCACACTTCAATACCAGCCAAACAGTCAGCA GAAATGTGGAAAAACCTGTGGTTTTGCGTTCACACACAACCTGTGGAAGTGAACATGCAAACTACTGTGAAAACGGTGGACAGTGCATGTATCCCCAAGACAGCGACAAACCTTTCTGCAT CTGCACATCCTCATACAGTGGAGCTCGCTGCCATTTCTTTAGCATCTCTGAAACCAGGAGTCCAGCTGAGTTGGAGAAACTGATTGCCATCGGTTTTGGGGTGGTCATGTTCTTATTTTTCCTGGCCTTCATGATTTACTGCTTTGCCAACAAAAG GTGTACAAAATCAACACTGCTCATCAAATCTGCACCGTCTGAGTCCTTGGTGTGA